Proteins encoded together in one Amblyomma americanum isolate KBUSLIRL-KWMA chromosome 1, ASM5285725v1, whole genome shotgun sequence window:
- the LOC144120509 gene encoding WD repeat-containing protein 47-like produces MQCAGCRGSGSNHRCVVFLFGEQPNPTETEMAAHLCLEEAEVVRLVLEFLANWELSISQLVLERESGVINDAISDDLLFLRQLILDGQWDNVLDFVQPLEGMGAFDSKRFKFSVLKHKFLELLCIRSEAGLVQSAELGVELGGRPWSPGAMRPVS; encoded by the exons ATGCAATGCGCAGGATGTAGGGGATCTGGCTCAAATCATAGGTGTGTTGTATTCCTGTTTGGGGAGCAGCCAAACCCAACGGAAACTGAAATGGCCGCACATTTATGCCTGGAAGAAGCGGAGGTGGTGCGGCTGGTGCTTGAGTTTCTGGCCAACTGGGAGCTGAGCATCAGTCAGCTGGTTCTGGAGCGGGAGTCCGGTGTCATCAACGATGCCATCTCCGATGATCTGCTCTTCCTGCGCCAGCTCATTCTGGATGGGCAGTGGGATAATGTGTTAGACTTCGTCCAGCCTCTTGAGGGCATGGGAGCCTTCGACAGCAAGCGCTTCAA GTTCTCTGTGCTGAAACACAAGTTCCTGGAACTCCTTTGCATCCGGTCGGAGGCTGGGCTGGTGCAGAGTGCGGAGCTAGGTGTGGAGCTAGGTGGCAGGCCTTGGAGCCCTGGAGCAATGCGGCCCGTCTCGTGA